CTCTTTTTTAACCTCTGCAGGACCCTTTTTGCCCTTTTTAACAACAGGCTTCATGGGACAGCTGATGGCCATATGTTTACTGAGACTTGCAGGATAGGTAAACTCACGGCTGCAGTGGGGGCAGACATTAGAGGCCGGCTCTTCTTCCACTTTAATGACGGCCTTCTTTGCACTGGTGGCAGCTTTATTTCTTTGTGAAATTGCCTTCTGCACCAgctggtttttctttttactgagggcactcatttttgttttacctgtATCTTGATTAAAGTTAAGTCTCTTTGGCTGACCCATTCTGCGGAAAGCACTGTGGCCTACAGTGGCTGCTATGGGCGACGCAACCCCATTAGGACTCTTAACTATTTGCTTGAGGGGGATGGGGTTTTTCTTGGGTGTGTAACGCTTCTTATCACTTGCGTTTGCACAGGCCAAAATGTGCTTGTGCAGTTCGGGCATGTTGTCAAAGCTGTTGCCACACTTGGTGCAGCGAATGGCAGTGCTGAAAGTTTGTGGTATGTTGTGAGTGGTAAAGTTAGTGGCTGAGGCCACAGAGCCAGCATGTGAACGGCTGTGATAAGGAAATGGAGGTGGTTTGTAACTTGGGTAGTGTTGGTTAATGCCTAAGCGGACATCAGGGCCTTTTGGCTTGCCTCCTTCTGAGGCCATGATCTTTATTGTAGTGTACAGCTCCTCATTGGGGTCCTCCGCTCCTTCCTCTGTATGATTACCATTAACATCAGGCTCTTCTTTTGCTAAATCAGAGTCGTCATTTTGTGGAGCAGCTTCATCAGTCGCCTCTGGTGCTGGTGTTGATGGACAGCTTTCCTCTTTGGCTCTGGATGGATCTGTGTAGTTTTGTGGTCTAAGCTTGCCACTCTCTACAGTGGTATGTGAACATGTCTCGTTTGGATGCAGATCCTTCTGGTGCTGCTGGAGGttacaaagaaaagcaaactcCTTGgaacacacagagcacacaaaGATCTTTCCAACTCCGTGTAGCGCCGTCCGGTGAGCCAGCAGGGCTggggtgtcaccaaacagctgcagacagaATTCACACTTGAACGGCCAGTCGGCAGCGTGCTCCGAAATGTGTCCACTGAGCTCTTTGATGGAGTTGAACGGCTCCTTGCAGACATTACACACAAAGGTCTTGCAGAATGTCGCATCGACTTCCTCCCCTTCCGAGGTTTTATCAGATGGTTTGTCAGGAACAGCAGGCTTAGGTGAAGAGTCTGCAACATCCTGAGTTGCATGATTCAGAACTGGCAGCTCATCTATGCTGTACTGTGGCTCTGCTTTAATCTTCACCAGAGGGAGGGATGGCGATACTGGTGCTGGGGATGGATCACGTGGTGCTGGAGACAGAGGtgatgaggaagatgagggCTCAGGCTGAGATGAAGAAGGTGCAAGACAATTATCTGCAACAGATTCATAGTTGAGGTTTATTTTGCCATTTAGCAGCCTGTTTGAAGTGTCAGTCATAGAAACATCTGCTTCTGTAGCTGGAAGTTCTACTGGTGTTGGCTCAGAGGTGCAAAAATTAAGGGCATCTTTAAGTGGAGTCTTTTGGAATTGTGATGGCTCAGGGATGTggttctcttcctcttcttcgtTTTCTTCAGCTGACATTATCTCCTCTGAGTCTGATTGGAGCGTGTGTTCAACTGATCTTGGAGACATTTTTGGTGAAAGGACAGGAAGTGGTCTAGGTGCTGTAAAGTCTGAAGGCTGAGAAAGTGGCGAGCTAGGCATAGCTAGGGGAGATGGTATGGTAGGAAGCACAGGGGGAGGCGGTGTCAGGGAAGCAACACTGGATCCACCAGGGGAAGAGGGGTTCATGATGACAGGGGTCAAAGAGGGTGGAGAGGGGTGAGCAGACTCCGACACAACATTTGATGACGGAGAATTAACACAACTAATGTTTGGTAAGGTTGAAGTGCCGTCCTCTGCTGGCAAAGTAAGACCTACATACTCATTCATAAGCACTTTCTCAAGCATGCTTGTGTtgggctttttctttttaatcagtGGCTGTGGCGCTAAACTTCCCTTTAATTCAGGCTCGGCGCTGCTCTTCCGATGTACGCTTAAATCAAGAGCTGAATCCCCGAGCACCTTGTTCAAACCGTCACTCTTCCTGCTCACAGAGTTTGACAGATCCAAGGGCTGCTGATTACAGGAATTACCACCACTGCTGGAAGTTTGGCTGTGAATATTATTTCCAGTAAGGCTCAGGCTGTCTGCATCCTCCTTGTCCATCAGGCTCCCAGGAGGTGATGCGCCGCGGCTTTCTAACTTTGGCACCTTAAGGGTGAATGAGCTCGTGACCTCCGCTTTACAGCTCTCTGTTTTACATGCAGGACTGAGTTGTGGAGAAGATGGGGGAGAGGCTGTTCTTCTTTTGAACCTTCCTGAAACTCCTGGCAAGGGCGTGACTGACAGCGGGGAGGCCAGTCTATGGCTTTCTGTTATCAGAGTAATTGTTGATTTTTGAATGTCTTGTGTCTGAAGGAGCTGCTTGAGCTTAGGTGACAAATAAACTGTTTTCTCTCGCTGAAATGTTGATGAATCTGCAGCTTGTTGGAATAGTCCTCCCATTAACAAGTTAGACGAGGAAGATGTAGAGGATGATGACGACGAAGAAGAGGCTGTGAAAGATGAAGTTTCTGTTTCCACTTTCAGGTTGGGAACAAGTGGGGGGGTAGATGTTCTTCTTTTCCCTGCTGGCTGGCCAATGTTAGAGACTTGCTTTGCAGCACTGGTTCTACCCTCCACCTTCAGTGCCTGGCTGATCTGATTTGGACTGATGATGACCGTGTCCAGACCAAACAGCGCTGCAGATCTGGAGTCCACCTCTATCACCTCACAGCTGCTCACCGTACTGGTGGATACAATCTTACCATCAATGTAGAAGCTCAAATTCTCCGAGATGTTTTTGGATATGTCAACGACGTAATCATCCCTGTCTACCTCATCTTCCGTGTCCGCACTGGGCACGTAAACAGGCGGAGGGCTGGTGTTGGGGGACTCATCAGGCTGCTGTTGTGCAGAAGCCTCTTGCAGCAGCATGCCTTTCCTGCGAACTCCCTTTGGTAACAAGTGTCGTTCATGTATTCTGCGTTGATGTCTGCGCATGTTGGTATGTGTACCAAATGCTTTATTACAGTACTTGCAGGGGTGGAGTTCCTTAGACTCCCCATTTTCATCCAACATAAAGGGACGGTCGACATGAAGCCCCAATTCCTTTCTCTGCATCTCAGATTTGTGCAAGGATCCTCCAGTAAACTGAGACCCTATGGCTATATAGTGACTCGTTGGACTTGTGCAGTCTGGACTTGAACCGTCAGTCTGCAACACAGAACTAAGCAGACCAGCAGTCCCGGCCAGCGAGCCAGGCCTTTTTTTAGGCCCACTCTCATGTCTTCTCTCATGCCTCCGCCTCCCCACCTGTGAACCAAAGGACTTACTGCAGTACCGACACTTGAACAGTTGTGTTTGCTGGTTAGTGATGGCATGAATGTGATTGTGACGTTCCAGGCCCTGTCTGGTGGAGAAGCGGCGCTCACAGTGCTGACAGGGATATGACTCTCCGTGGTGATCCACCTCAAGGTCACCATCAGGGTCGGGGTCAAGGTCAAGATCAGGATCAACCTCTAGTTCTTGCCCAGCAAGTGAGGAAGACTCTGTCTTTCCCTGCCAACCCTTAAGACTCTCTTCACCACATGTCAGCTTATTTTGCATTAAATCAGTCGAATGTGAATGCTGAACAGTCTGCCGATGTACTTTTGGTTCCTCCAAATCATCAGCAACCccctccacttcttcctcttcctcatcttcctcctgctcATTGTTTCCCCTGTCTGTCATCACTGCTGACATGTCGTCCACATCTCTGTAGTTGGTGCTTTTTGTGGGATGGGTTTCCTGGAGTTCTTGTGAGGGCCCAAGGGTTGATGGCCTCCTATCCTCCTCCTTAAGAcctgaaatttttttaaaacaacaatcaaTCAGTGTTTTATAGTCAAACTGTTTTGGAACTTGAGAAAAAGTAAGCTTTAAAAGACAAAACCTGTAAGAGAGTGAGTTAAAAATTGGGAATATGCAGATTTTCCAAACAATAAGAAAACTTACCTTCTTCCCCATCCCACATTTCCTTAACAGTAGGTTCAGTTACACTTGTTCTCTTGAATCTGCCCAAACCAGCCTGTCTGGCTCTCTCCAGTAACTTTCTTCTGGCTgcaagaacaaacacacaccacttTACATAAAGCTTTTTGGAAATCAAACAGCTTTCAATCTCTCACTCAAAGATGTGCCAGAAAGTGACAACTTACAGAAGCACAATTACTTTAACATGTAAGGAATTTATTTGTTTGAGCATAAGTGTTTCTCAAAAATCTAACAGTTTAGACTAAATAAGAGGCTGTTGGTATTTATTGTAAAAACTAATTCTATTAACCTAATTGCCTTCTGTGGGAACGAAACATATGTCAGATATGAGtcagtcttttctttttaaagaccCTTGAAACAATGTCAACAgactttaaaatcaatcaaCACTGCTTCACCTCATTTGCTCAAATTACCAGGCTTGGCAGCTACATGCCTTTACAAAATGCCACAAGAAAACTTAAATTGTTGTTcagcaaacaaaaataaaattatcaCATTTACAGTTTATCTTAAAGCAGCCTTGCTTTGCACTCCAAATTATGAGCTTTCATCAGTATTATTTTATAGAGTAATTGATACATAAGGCTATACACATTAagctacttttaattaataagCCTTGTCTGGCTCAAGAGGCTTCCCTGGCACCCCCGGACCATTTGAGTGTCACAACAAGGTCACCTGATCTAGCCTACAAAGCCTAATTCATACCAGAGAAACACATGCTGCAGGTCAGTCATCTGACTGGCTCTTTCAGAGCATTCTTCTaaatctacaacaacaaaacaactacCCACTAACATCTTCATTAACCATTTGACTGAACAAGTATATCAGAGCCCAAACTTcttatatcattattatttgaaCCAAAGGTCACACACTGTGAAAAAAGTATCATCAAGGCAGTACATATTACAGGCTCTGCTTGAGTGACACAAAAGACATTTTCCTTTAATTGTCCGCCTCTTTTCAAATATAATAAGACTAAGGGAATAATTTGACTTTATGAATGTTGaaacaatttatatttttaattttaatcaaATCTAAATTCAGAATTATAAAGGAAATGTAAATACTATACTGTGCAAGATATGTGTCACATACCTTAATAGTAAACAATACCTTAAACAGCAGATTTAGGAAAGATGTGTGAAACAAGAAGCATCAAAACAGATAAGATCAGACATAATTTAatgaatgaaatatataaatatatatcataaTATGTCATTTTCCTCATTGAAGTACCCATGATACACAACATGGAAACACTATGTCCAAAGTTCATGCTGACAAATGTAGCCTAATTGTGACATGAAGCAGACATGTGTATGTTTCAACAATTAGTTGATTTTACACATCttgctttcatgttttcattaaatatttgtagaAATAACAACGTGTctgttattttagtttatttagacATTCGTTTGTTGTCTGAAGTTTCGTAATGTTAACGCTCTCAGGTGAGACTATCACACTTCCCTGGGCTTATTATAGTCAGTATCACTTTGATGTCTTTCTAACATATCTGTATGAtagttttttattataataaaagGCAGTTTGTCGTCTGATCTCGCACACCGTGATGTCCGTGCGTTCAGACCTAGCCGGTTAGCCTCACGCTAGCACGCAACACCAACTCTGACATCTCGATGAACAGGTTATTCGACCCACAATACGACGTTTAAGGTTAGTTTTGAACGCCATGCACAACATGTAACTGTGAGGTTTTTTTAGTTGTTATCCATTACCTTTTATTTAGCCTACAGTCAGGACAAGGAAGCTGGCTAGTTAGCTAACCTGCTAGGCCATCATCTAGTAGCTTTGAGAGGCTCACGGATGGATGTTGCTTTCATGCTTTTAGGAACTCAAGGAAGGTCACATCCTCGACAAACGTCAGGACCCAGAGGAGGAAaaccttacaaaaaagttgccCAGACACTCGTTACAACAGCCTCAGATTGTATTTTACAGCAAAGGGTCAGCTACTGTGTCCTTATTTCGGAGTGCAGCCTCAATCCAGCGTCGCGGTTTATGTCGTGTATGAAAGTAGAGAAAAAGCCCCACACATCGTGAACATTAGCCACCACTAGCCTGCCTTCATTTGTAGCCAGCTAGTCAAGCTAACCAGATACAACTTCGCCTTAAGCTCGCAAGACAAATCCATTTCGTGGGCTCACCTAGCGTGGCTTGTGAGaaaggacacacacattaagaggaTAAAATATGAGAACACTTGGTTGTAAAGCAAGGCCTCACCTCGCTTTGCCCTGGGTGAGTTTTTCCTGTTCAGACTGCTGGCTCTTTCTTCCTCCAGTGCAGCTGTTATCTCAGGGTTGTCTTCCACAGTGTACCACACCAGCAGCTCCTCTCCCGGCCCGATAGGCTGCAACAATGAGAGATGAGGTCGGCCACCAATCACAGCCCGGTTTGCTGTGAGGCATGGGGGATACTTGGGACACTGTGCATCTTATCTGTCTGCACTAGgggctttgggggggggggggggggggggggggggggggggggggggggagttgaaATTTGACAGTCTTTTCACCAAAGTCTGCAGTATATTATCCAGTAGTAAAATATCTGTTTGCATTGGTATTGCAAAAGGGATGTAGTTACCTTCATATAATAACTTGCTCAGTATTGCATTAAGCTTCTGCACAGTTGGTTATTACAACAAAACAACGACATTTGTGCTCCACATTACACAGTTATTACCCACAATACACAATTTAAGAGATAATTTCGTTAAAGTACCACTACTACAGCAATATTCAAAGACATTGCTACTATGGCTGCAGAGGTCAATAAAACACTAGGCTACATAACAAAACGTGTCCAGTAAGATCTAAATCACAGACACAGATGTTACAAGGTATATGTGGTGGGAAATAGAATAACTGATTTCTGCAGAGATGCATTACCCTTCAAATAAGCTTTTCCAGATGTAATAACATGGGGTCTTTTATttacagaccaaaacaaagttCATAGTTTTTACAGTGAACGGATTAAAAATCCCAATTATCTAGGATTTATGTTGTCAAGCCTTGAACGTTAATATTAAAAGTTCCTATTTCAAAATAGAGGTGGGCAGTACTgcaataaaatatacatttgtgCAGTATTCAGTACTGAAGTTtaattttaaagaaagaaaaggaaaaaaatatcatatcagtGCAAGCCATTTACTAAGTAAAACGTGAGTAGAATCACAAATTCTTATACTTTTAGTATTTAATTAATAAATCAAGTTGGTTACCCAGAGAACAGAGATGTGTAAATGGATTTGGACTTGTAATCTGGGaattttctagttttctgacgactcaaagtgCTTATGTGATGCATTCATAATAATTATACACTCTCTACACTTTAACATCTATTCACTATTTGTACATTCTATCACTACAGTTACTAATGTTCCTCCCTTTACAATCAGCGTTCAGATGGTCTGACGCTGCCAGATAGGTATTCATTTATCAATATGTTTG
The Labrus mixtus chromosome 7, fLabMix1.1, whole genome shotgun sequence DNA segment above includes these coding regions:
- the prdm2b gene encoding PR domain zinc finger protein 2 isoform X1; protein product: MWDGEEGLKEEDRRPSTLGPSQELQETHPTKSTNYRDVDDMSAVMTDRGNNEQEEDEEEEEVEGVADDLEEPKVHRQTVQHSHSTDLMQNKLTCGEESLKGWQGKTESSSLAGQELEVDPDLDLDPDPDGDLEVDHHGESYPCQHCERRFSTRQGLERHNHIHAITNQQTQLFKCRYCSKSFGSQVGRRRHERRHESGPKKRPGSLAGTAGLLSSVLQTDGSSPDCTSPTSHYIAIGSQFTGGSLHKSEMQRKELGLHVDRPFMLDENGESKELHPCKYCNKAFGTHTNMRRHQRRIHERHLLPKGVRRKGMLLQEASAQQQPDESPNTSPPPVYVPSADTEDEVDRDDYVVDISKNISENLSFYIDGKIVSTSTVSSCEVIEVDSRSAALFGLDTVIISPNQISQALKVEGRTSAAKQVSNIGQPAGKRRTSTPPLVPNLKVETETSSFTASSSSSSSSTSSSSNLLMGGLFQQAADSSTFQREKTVYLSPKLKQLLQTQDIQKSTITLITESHRLASPLSVTPLPGVSGRFKRRTASPPSSPQLSPACKTESCKAEVTSSFTLKVPKLESRGASPPGSLMDKEDADSLSLTGNNIHSQTSSSGGNSCNQQPLDLSNSVSRKSDGLNKVLGDSALDLSVHRKSSAEPELKGSLAPQPLIKKKKPNTSMLEKVLMNEYVGLTLPAEDGTSTLPNISCVNSPSSNVVSESAHPSPPSLTPVIMNPSSPGGSSVASLTPPPPVLPTIPSPLAMPSSPLSQPSDFTAPRPLPVLSPKMSPRSVEHTLQSDSEEIMSAEENEEEEENHIPEPSQFQKTPLKDALNFCTSEPTPVELPATEADVSMTDTSNRLLNGKINLNYESVADNCLAPSSSQPEPSSSSSPLSPAPRDPSPAPVSPSLPLVKIKAEPQYSIDELPVLNHATQDVADSSPKPAVPDKPSDKTSEGEEVDATFCKTFVCNVCKEPFNSIKELSGHISEHAADWPFKCEFCLQLFGDTPALLAHRTALHGVGKIFVCSVCSKEFAFLCNLQQHQKDLHPNETCSHTTVESGKLRPQNYTDPSRAKEESCPSTPAPEATDEAAPQNDDSDLAKEEPDVNGNHTEEGAEDPNEELYTTIKIMASEGGKPKGPDVRLGINQHYPSYKPPPFPYHSRSHAGSVASATNFTTHNIPQTFSTAIRCTKCGNSFDNMPELHKHILACANASDKKRYTPKKNPIPLKQIVKSPNGVASPIAATVGHSAFRRMGQPKRLNFNQDTGKTKMSALSKKKNQLVQKAISQRNKAATSAKKAVIKVEEEPASNVCPHCSREFTYPASLSKHMAISCPMKPVVKKGKKGPAEVKKEAVSVVDKNMNLRKKASDCEILQIVPESKPLGKTRARSSGAAEPESTQTSKGKTAATQGRQKRPASFPAPVPASKKTKKGQVQSLPPTPTAPETPSDTAPQRPAMRMQRAGKEAAPKRLAEAKTPTTQQLKKEVRLPPRTRERVGGPVTRSLQMASTAPSADVKTEEPPIQEPKETQEFLMK
- the prdm2b gene encoding PR domain zinc finger protein 2 isoform X2, giving the protein MAITGGAVETLDEIPAPVWKGLPDCLSLGPSAINQNRIGVWATQVIPKGKRFGPFVGEKKKRSQVTSNVYMWEVYFPARGWMCVDATDPMKGNWLRYVNWARSSEEQNLFPLEINRAIYYKVLRPIGPGEELLVWYTVEDNPEITAALEEERASSLNRKNSPRAKRARRKLLERARQAGLGRFKRTSVTEPTVKEMWDGEEGLKEEDRRPSTLGPSQELQETHPTKSTNYRDVDDMSAVMTDRGNNEQEEDEEEEEVEGVADDLEEPKVHRQTVQHSHSTDLMQNKLTCGEESLKGWQGKTESSSLAGQELEVDPDLDLDPDPDGDLEVDHHGESYPCQHCERRFSTRQGLERHNHIHAITNQQTQLFKCRYCSKSFGSQVGRRRHERRHESGPKKRPGSLAGTAGLLSSVLQTDGSSPDCTSPTSHYIAIGSQFTGGSLHKSEMQRKELGLHVDRPFMLDENGESKELHPCKYCNKAFGTHTNMRRHQRRIHERHLLPKGVRRKGMLLQEASAQQQPDESPNTSPPPVYVPSADTEDEVDRDDYVVDISKNISENLSFYIDGKIVSTSTVSSCEVIEVDSRSAALFGLDTVIISPNQISQALKVEGRTSAAKQVSNIGQPAGKRRTSTPPLVPNLKVETETSSFTASSSSSSSSTSSSSNLLMGGLFQQAADSSTFQREKTVYLSPKLKQLLQTQDIQKSTITLITESHRLASPLSVTPLPGVSGRFKRRTASPPSSPQLSPACKTESCKAEVTSSFTLKVPKLESRGASPPGSLMDKEDADSLSLTGNNIHSQTSSSGGNSCNQQPLDLSNSVSRKSDGLNKVLGDSALDLSVHRKSSAEPELKGSLAPQPLIKKKKPNTSMLEKVLMNEYVGLTLPAEDGTSTLPNISCVNSPSSNVVSESAHPSPPSLTPVIMNPSSPGGSSVASLTPPPPVLPTIPSPLAMPSSPLSQPSDFTAPRPLPVLSPKMSPRSVEHTLQSDSEEIMSAEENEEEEENHIPEPSQFQKTPLKDALNFCTSEPTPVELPATEADVSMTDTSNRLLNGKINLNYESVADNCLAPSSSQPEPSSSSSPLSPAPRDPSPAPVSPSLPLVKIKAEPQYSIDELPVLNHATQDVADSSPKPAVPDKPSDKTSEGEEVDATFCKTFVCNVCKEPFNSIKELSGHISEHAADWPFKCEFCLQLFGDTPALLAHRTALHGVGKIFVCSVCSKEFAFLCNLQQHQKDLHPNETCSHTTVESGKLRPQNYTDPSRAKEESCPSTPAPEATDEAAPQNDDSDLAKEEPDVNGNHTEEGAEDPNEELYTTIKIMASEGGKPKGPDVRLGINQHYPSYKPPPFPYHSRSHAGSVASATNFTTHNIPQTFSTAIRCTKCGNSFDNMPELHKHILACANASDKKRYTPKKNPIPLKQIVKSPNGVASPIAATVGHSAFRRMGQPKRLNFNQDTGKTKMSALSKKKNQLVQKAISQRNKAATSAKKAVIKVEEEPASNVCPHCSREFTYPASLSKHMAISCPMKPVVKKGKKGPAEVKKEAVSVVDKNMNLRKKASDCEILQIVPESKPLGKTRARSSGAAEPESTQTSKGKTAATQGRQKRPASFPAPVPASKKTKKGQVQSLPPTPTAPETPSDTAPQRPAMRMQRAGKEAAPKRLAEAKTPTTQQLKKEVRLPPRTRERVGGPVTRSLQMASTAPSADVKTEEPPIQEPKETQEFLMK